TTCCAAAGCAGTAATAAAGGCGCCATGGATTTTTGATAGCGGTGATCCACCACAGAACGACCCATTTCGATCGATTTCCCCATATTTTCAATAAACTGGCGATCGTATTGAAATAGTGAGCTGGAGTATAATTCGTTGATATGGCTATGCTCGAGTAATGTATCGACGAGACCTAAGCGATACGACCCCACTAACTGTTGCTCATCGTTATCCCAAATGAACAAATGTAAGTACCGGCGATCGTATTCATCGATATCTAAATCTCTTCCCGTACCTTCTCCGACCATTCGAAAGTTTTCTTCACGGATACGTCCGATCTCTAACAGCATTGAAGGCAGCTTATCCGCTGAGGTACAGAACACATCAAATTGATTATGACTGAGCATTTTATCTTCTGCGGAAAGCTGGTTGAGATCATGCAATAAATCATTCAGCGGAAGGCGTTTAGCAATAGGAATAAGATTTGTGTCGTGGGTGGTTTTATCTCGTTGTTGATTGACCACAGGTTGAAGTAAATAGGTATTAAGTCTTAAATAGTTAACGAGTTGTTGATCACATAAGTGATTGACTTCTTTAAAGCGAATTGTCTCACCTATGGCGAGGTTGATCGTAGAAGCTTGTTTATTGAGTAACTCTCGGCCCAGCAGTAAAGTGCGGAGCAACGGATGAATTTTTTCTGCCATATAAAAGCGATGCGAGTTTTTCCCGTCGATAAAGACAGGAACCGTTTGTGCTTTATGCTTACGCACCAAACGACTGACCGATTGACTCCATTCTTTATCTTCTAAACGGCGCGCTTTACGATCGATTAATTGTGAGACTTCTCCTGCTGGAAAAATCAGTAATAACCCACCTTGAGCTAAATGTTTGTGTGCTTGGCGCATTGCGCCCAAATTTGCTCGTACGGCTTTGCTGCCTTCAAACACATCAACGCCAATAAATAGCTCATCCAGTTCAGGAACGGTTTTTAAGTAATGGTTGGCAAGTATCTGTACGTCACTACGTTTTTGTAGCAGTAACTCGGCAAGAATAACACCTTCAACACATCCTAATGGGTGGTTGGCAACCACCACAGTGGGGCCAGTTTCTGGCAGAGTATTTAAGCTGCCTTTGGTGACTTGATAATCAATATTTAATATGTCTAGAGTAAAACGGAGAAATTGGCGAGTACCACAATTTGCTGGACGTTGAGCATAAAACTTATCGAGCTGACTTAATCCGGTCGCCCATTCAGCAAGATTTTCACCTAAGCCAAAAGGTGTCTTTCGCGGCAATTTAAAAGGACTTGTTGATAGCATGACAACCACCTTACACAGTATGTTTAGTCATAATGCTAGTAAGTGACTGTGTCAGATAAGCTGCAAAACAGTGAGTTTTTTATGACAACGCAACGCGATTGCTGGTAATTGTACTTAGGAGGTATAGAGAAGTGACAGAAGTTACATTATGGTATAGATAAAGGTAAATAACGGTATGCCGTATCGAATACTTTCAAGGGGGAGGCGAAGTATCTGATGCATTTGGCAGACCGTTGTTTACCTTGTGCATTGTTTATAGAATATAATGATTTCTATTTCAAGCGTATCGGAGATTAGTATTTGTGTTTTTTGAATGACTAGTTAATAAAAGCAGCTGTAAAGCTGCTTTTTAGTTAATATCACTACATTAAATAATGGCATTACTTGGTTTCGAATTGATCTTTTACCATGCGATCAAGTAAACGTACCCCGTACCCAGTTGCGCCTTTTGGCTTATTAGGTAGGCCTTCACCTGTCCATGCTGTGCCTGCAATATCAATGTGCACCCACGGCGTGTCATTTTCAATAAAGCGCGCTAAGAACTGGCCTGCCACGCTAGAACCGCCAATACGTGGTTTATTACCATCGTTGCGCATATCCGCGATTTCGCTTTTTAGTAGGCGATCAAATTGTCCGCCTAATGGCAAGCGCCATACCGGCTCTTGTTCTGCTTCACCTGCCGCTGTGATTTTTTCGGCTAACTCATCGTTATTAGAGAAAATACCAGCGATTTCTTCGCCTAGAGCGACGAGAACAGCACCTGTTAAAGTGGCGAGGTCAAACATTGCTTTTGGCTTAAACGTGCGCTGAGTGTATGTCATTAAATCACACAGCACTAAGCGGCCTTCGGCATCAGTATTCATCACTTCGATGGTTTGTCCTGACATTGAAGTCACAACATCGCTTGGGCGTTGTGCTTTATCGCTTGGCATATTTTCAACTAGGCCAAGCACACCAATAGCGTTGACCTTAGCTTGGCGTTTAGCCAGGGCAACCATCAGGCCAGTGACGGTTGCTGCGCCGCCCATGTCTTCTTTCATGGTGTTCATTGATGTGTTTGGTTTTAGAGATAAGCCACCGCTGTCAAAAGTCACACCTTTACCCAAGAAGGCAATCGGTTCGTCACTCTCTTTTGCTCCGGTATATTTAAGTATTACCATTAAGCTTTCATGTTGAGAACCTTGACCAACACCAAGCAAAGAAGTCATGCCCAGCTCACTCATTTGTTTACTGTTCACGACTTCCACTTCGAGATCGTGCTCTTTCAAACAAACACAAAATTGTGCGAAAGACTCAGGATAAACGACGTTAGCGGGTTCCCAAATAAGATCTCGCGTTACTTTTACACCTTCAGCAACGGCTTCTAGCGGTTGATATAGCTCTTGTGCTGCTTTTGGATCATCGCAACCCACAGTCAGATTTTCCAGTACACATTTTGCTTGTAGCTCAGTACGAGTACGGTACTTATCAAAGCGGTAATGACTTAGTTGTACACCGTAAGCAAAGTGAGCTGCTTGTGTATCTGTTTCACTAATGACATGAATATCGGTGAGATTAAATGTCTCGACATGCTTGATAAGCGTGTCTGCAGATTGCTGAATATCGAGTTCTGATGAGCTTTCAACACCAAGTAAAATAACGCGATCTAATTCAGTATGCGTTGGCGCAACGAGATTGACTAACGTATTTTTTTTGCCAGTAAACTGTTCAACGCCCATTGAGCGGGTGAGTGCCCCTTGAGTTTGGTCGTCCAATTTTTGAGCGAGAGTGGGTAGGGGAGTATCTTGAGTGACTAAGAAGACAATGGTTCCCTGCTGCGGTAAAGCAAGTGGAGAAAAAAGTACTTTCATCTGTGCGGTATCCTTACTGATTTTATTATTTTGGGTATTGATAGGCGGTCTTACTTGTTATCTGAGCTCACATGATTGTTGGCATAGCACCTACACCACACGAGAGCACAAGCAGTGTTATCAATACGTATTGCCTAATTAGGGTAAGGGATGGGGGAAAGCTTGGCAACCAGTAAGCGGGATCGTGGCGAGTGAGTCATATGAATAAGTCACTGCATCTTACCCGTCACGTTAGCTGTTTATAGAGATTGGCTTTTGACTCATTGATGGGGGGGAACGACTCATGATGGAATTGAATAGAATTGTTTCGCTATGTAATTACCAGGTACCTTTTTGTCAAAATGGTCAATTATCGACTAAAGTTATCTTGTGAATGTAAGCCACACATCGTGATGAGTATAAAAGTAATAAGATATTTTATACTCATGCTTTGGTAGTAAATATTTTAGAGAAGAAAAATAAAGAGAAAGATGGCGCTCAAAGTGTGTTATTTAGCCATTAAGTCTATTGATTTTAAAAAAAATAATTTTTGATTAAGAAAGTGTTTAAGTGGCTTAAAATAGTGCATTGACACTAATTTCATATGCCAAGTATATTAGCGAAAATTTTACATAAATTAATGATTTTACGGTTTTCTTCAGATTGTGAGATCAATAACAAAATGAACATTCTGACTTTAGAATGACGAGTTTAGGTTGTTAATGGAATAAATATGAAATTTAAAAATCTTAGTGTAGTCAAAAAAATATGGCTAAGTTATTTAGCAGTGCTCGTTACTTTAGGCATCGTTGCGTGCGTTTTAGCGGGCAACTGGAGCGACTTAAACAAAAGTATTGATACACTGACGGAAAAAAGCCTCCCTTCAGTTACCTTGCTTAAAGGTATGCAAGTGGATATTACAATTGTGCGTAAAGATGAATTTTCATTATTACCCAATGCCAATAATCCTAAGTTAGGCCAATGGCTAGACGATTTAGATAAAGTTCGCGCTGGTATACAGCAAGAAATTGCGCATTATGAACGTTTAGACTTAACTGATAATGAAAGACAAGTATTCTCAGAATTTAAAGATCAGTGGTCTAAATACGTCAATGAAACCAGTGAGTATCGTTCATTATTGAGCCAAGGCAACTCACAGCAAGCCAATGAATTAGTGTTGAGTAGCTATACTACTTACACCTCTGCGTATGACAAACTGAAGCAAACTCTAGAGCTGAATGAGAAAATGTCGAGCAGTATTAAAAATACGGTTGTTGCCGAATCACAAGCAACCGTAATTGCTGCTGTGATTGGTATTGGGGTTATTCTTGCTATCATCGCCACTTCCGCCGTTATTCTTTCCCGGGCGATCTGTAACCCAATTAAGAAAGCATTAGATTTCGCTACTCGCATCGCTAATGGGCAGTTAAATAACCGGTTCAATGAAGCAGATCTCACCGAAGATGAGTTGGGACAATTACTGAAAGACTTAGAGAAAATGCAAAGTAATTTGCACGGTTTGGTGTCTGAAGTGAATGATTCGACCATCCAGTTGACGGCAGCCGTCGAGGAAGTTAGCGCGATTGCTTCGCAAACCGCTTCAGGTATGCAAAATCAACATACAGAACTGACATCAGTCGCGTCGGCAATGACGCAAATGCAAGCCGCTGTGGCGGAAGTCGCTCAAAATACTGAGGTGGGAGCAACGACTGCACAACAAGCAACAGACATGGCTGAGCAAGGCTCGCAAACTTTAGATAAAACGGTTGGCGTAGTAGAGAAAATGCATACTGCGGTACAAAATTCCGATGAGTTATCAAAAGAATTACTGAAAAGCTCGAATGATATTAACGTTGTTGTGGATGTGATTCAGGGGATTGCCGAGCAAACCAATTTACTTGCACTTAATGCGGCGATTGAAGCGGCGCGTGCTGGTGAGCAAGGCCGTGGCTTTGCCGTTGTAGCCGATGAAGTGCGTTCGTTGGCTAAACGGACTACAGACTCAACCGCGCAAATCATGGGGATCATTACAACCTTGCAAGAAGGTACCCAAAAAATGGGTGACTCAAGTGCTGAGTGTCAAAATGGCATTCAACAATGTATTGAGCAGGTGGGTGAAGCGAAAGAGCGCATTACAGAAATTGAAGTAGCCGTAGACAGTATGTCACAGATGAGTTCGCAGATTGCGACAGCATGTAGTGAGCAGAATTCGGTTTCTGAAGAATTAAACCGCAGTATTGAGTTTATTAATAGTGCGGCATCGGAAATGAATGAGGGTACCTCGCAAACCGCCGAATCGTGCCAAGAAATTAGTCGTTTAGCTCACCACTTAAAAATGCGTATGGATTCATTTAAATTGTAATATGCTGGGTAGTTAAAAAAGAAATTGAAAAGACCAAGCTTGGCGGCTTGGTCTTTTTTTTATCTATAATTCAGCGAGTAATAATATTCTGTTCGATGCTACGTTCGCGTTGACCACAGACATTTGTGTTTTTTTCGATGCAATGAATTGGTCATAACTCCTTCATATATCTGTCAAGAAACCATGTTCACATGGATCCATATGAGTATTAATTACTGGAATGAATTGTCATGGTACACACGCCCAATTCTGGCAATGAAAAATTATTGTCGGTTGTTAATTTACGTAAAGCTTATCGTGGAAAGAAAGAAGTGATAAAAGGGGTTGATTTCGATCTTTACGCGGGTGAAATGGTCGCGATTGTTGGTCAATCAGGGGCAGGGAAGTCGACGTTATTGCATATGCTTAATGGCACAGTCGACAGCACGTCTGGCCACATAATTGGTTTTCCGCAAAGCGATGACCCGCAATATGTCGAAAAGCTCAGTGGTAAAGGCATGCGTGAGTGGCGAACGCAATGTGGCATGATCTTCCAAGATTTCTGTTTAGTACCTCGTTTAGATGTTGTGACCAACGTATTACTTGGACGCCTAAGTCAAACCAGTAATATTCGCTCGCTACTCAAACTGTTTCCTCAAGCCGATATTGATCAAGCCATTCAGCTATTGGAATGGATTGGCTTAATTGAACACGCCATGCAACGGGCGGAAAACCTTTCTGGTGGTCAGAGTCAACGTGTGGCAATTGCACGTGCGCTCATGCAAAACCCACGTGTATTACTCGCCGATGAACCGGTGGCATCCTTGGATCCTAAAAACACACATCGTGTGATGGAAGCGCTCCAAGAAATTAGCCAGCAGGGCATTGCTGTTATGGTCAACCTTCACTCGATTGAATTGGTTAAGCAGTATGCGACACGTGTCATTGGTGTGGCCGAGGGCAATATAGTTTATGACGGTTCGCCGGAAGGGCTAACGGCGGATATCCAGCAATTAATTTATACCCAACAAGCTGTCGCGTAGTCGCAGCACTTTCAGTAATTAAAGGAATGATTTTATGAAGCAAGTACTTTCTACTCTTGCTCTGGGCGTTATGATGACGTTTAGTGCAGCCAGCCAAGCACAAACACCAAAGACATTAAATCTAGGGATTCTTGGCGGTCAGAATGCGACTCAGCAAATTGGTGATAACCAGTGTGTGAAAGACTATTTTGATAAAACACTGCATGTTGATACGAAACTACGTAATTCTTCGGATTACTCGGGCGTTATTCAAGGTTTAGTGGGCGAAAAAATCGACATGGTTCTGAGTATGTCACCTTCGTCTTACGCTTCTGTTTATCTACGTAATAAAGATGCGGTCGATGTAGTGGGTATTTTGACTGATGATAAGGATCAATCAAAAGGTTATCACTCAGTTGTCGTCGTACGCTCTGACAGTCCTTACCACTCTTTAGATGATCTTAAAGGCCATTCATTTGGTTTTGCAGATCCTGATTCTACTTCTGGCTTTTTGATTCCTAATCATGAGTTTGCAGAAAAATTTGGTGGCTCAAAAGATGATAATTATGATCATTTCTTCTCTTCTACTACTTTCTCTGGTGGTCATGAGCAAGACATTTTAGGTGTACTTAATAAACAGTTTGCTGGTGCGGTAACCTGGACGTCAATGGTTGGTGATTACAATGAAGGCTATACCGCAGGTGCCTTTGGCCGCCTAATGCGTATGGATCACCCTGATCTGATGAAGAACTTACGAATTGTCTGGCATTCAGATTTGATCCCGAATGGTCCGATTTTGGTACGCAATAATTTACCGTCTGATTTTAAAGATAAATTGGTAACAGCGATTAAAGATCTTGATAAAAATCATCACGATTGCTGGGTTAAAGCCGTGGGCGGTGAGCAACATATCTCACCTGCAAGCGTTAAAGATTACGCGAATGTTATTGCACTAAAACGTGAGCTAATGAACGGCGATCGTTAATTTGTTATCTACTAACTCTGACTGAGCGTTCTCAGTCGAGATGAGCTATAAGAAAAGAAGGGAAGTCATGTCTCAATCATTTGCGACGTATTATAAGCAAGTTAAACAGCGCCAAACACGTGAGGGGCTACTTTGGTCTATCGGCATTCTTGTTGTGTATCTTTATTCAGGACAAGTATCTGAATTTAGTTGGTCTGTGATGTGGCAAGGCTTCCCACATTTTCTCGATTATATTGATGAAATCATGCCGGTGTTGCATTGGTCGCAACTCTTTGCCGATGGGCATACTAAAGGCTCACTCGCATATTGGGGATACCGGCTACATATTCAAATCCCATTGCTGGGACAAACGATCGCGGTGGCGATTGCCGCGACACTGTTTTCGAGCTTATTGGCCGCGATAGCATCATTTCCATCGGCGAATAATACGCAAACCATAGGGTTGATTCGCTATGTACTAAGAGGGGTGGCTGCTTTTTGTCGTACGATGCCTGAATTAGCTTGGGCGGTAATGTTTGTTATGGCATTTGGTATTGGCCCAATACCGGGTTTCTTTGCGCTGTCATTACACAGCTTTGGAACTCAAACCAAACTATTTTATGAAAGTGTTGAAGTCGCATCCGATAAGCCAGTGCGCGGGTTGCGTGCCGTAGGCGCAACGAAATTAGAACGTATGCGTTATGGCATATGGCCGCAAGTTGCTCCGACTTTTTTATCTTATACCTTTCTGCGCTTAGAGATTAATTTTAGACAATCGACCATTTTAGGATTGGTGGGTGCTGGGGGCATTGGGCAAGAATTAATGACATCGATTAAGTTGGATCATTTTGACCAAGTGAGCATGGTATTACTGCAAATCATCTTGGTGGTGTCTGTCTTAGATTACCTATCAGCGCAGTTAAGACGCTATTTCTTAGAAGGGAAAATCAATGCTTAGTTCAACGGCTACGGCCTCTTCCATTACATCGATGGGAGTTCCCGCCGCACAATCAACATTTCAAAAAGAACGTCGTGAAATCTATGCGGCAAGACGTAAACACGCAATATCTTTAGTGGTTATGACCGTGGCGTTTTTGGCTTACTATCTACTGTTCTTTTATTATAACGGTTTAAGTGCTCATACTTTTTTTGCGGGAGTTGAACAGCTAGGTAAATATTTTTTACGTATGTTTCAGTGGCGTAATGTGAGTGAGTGGCCATTTGGTTATTACTTTACGCAAATTGCCATCACGTTAGGTATTGTGTTTGCGGGCACATTTACCGCGACACTGATTGCATTACCGTTATCTTTTCTAGCATCGCGCAAGGTCATGACAACCTTACCTTTAAAAGGTATCGCGATACTTGTTAGACGGCTGTTTGATATCGCACGTGGTGTCGATATGGCAATTTGGGGATTGATCTTTATCCGTGCGGTAGGCATGGGACCTCTTGCAGGGGTGCTGGCGATTACGATGCAAGATGCAGGGTTACTCGGGAAACTATATTCAGAGAGCCACGATGCGGTTGATCGTGCGCCTAGTCGTGGTTTGAGTGCACTCGGTGCTAAAAGTTTACAGAAACATCGGTTTGGCATTTTCACTCAATCATTTCCGCAGTTTTTAGCCTTAACCTTATACCAAATTGAATCAAATACTCGCTCAGCGGCGGTACTAGGGTTTGTTGGAGCGGGAGGCATTGGTTTGGTTTATGCAGAAAATATGCGTTTATGGAACTGGGATGTCGTGATGTTTATCACCCTAATTTTGGTTGCTTTGGTGATTATTATGGACAAAATTTCTGAAATGTTACGTCGTAAATACATCATCGGTGAAGAAGTGCCGTTGTTTGGCCAAGAGACTCATCACTAACATCGCGCGGTGTGCCAAATCATAATTTATGGCATCCAATCCTATATCTTGGTTTCATTACATGCGTCTCGTTATCGAGGCGCATTGTTATTCTCGATTGATTATTTCCCCTCTTAGCCACTTTTTATTGTAGAAAGCCTTCCCTCGTTACGGGATCCAACCCAAAAATTTAATGGTTAAACACTCGATTACTGTGAGTTTTCTCGCTATTCATCATCTTGGTGATTGTGT
This DNA window, taken from Vibrio palustris, encodes the following:
- a CDS encoding lysophospholipid acyltransferase family protein, producing the protein MLSTSPFKLPRKTPFGLGENLAEWATGLSQLDKFYAQRPANCGTRQFLRFTLDILNIDYQVTKGSLNTLPETGPTVVVANHPLGCVEGVILAELLLQKRSDVQILANHYLKTVPELDELFIGVDVFEGSKAVRANLGAMRQAHKHLAQGGLLLIFPAGEVSQLIDRKARRLEDKEWSQSVSRLVRKHKAQTVPVFIDGKNSHRFYMAEKIHPLLRTLLLGRELLNKQASTINLAIGETIRFKEVNHLCDQQLVNYLRLNTYLLQPVVNQQRDKTTHDTNLIPIAKRLPLNDLLHDLNQLSAEDKMLSHNQFDVFCTSADKLPSMLLEIGRIREENFRMVGEGTGRDLDIDEYDRRYLHLFIWDNDEQQLVGSYRLGLVDTLLEHSHINELYSSSLFQYDRQFIENMGKSIEMGRSVVDHRYQKSMAPLLLLWKGIATYVSHHPEYTHLFGPVSISNDYSEQARRLLADTMTLHYYDTQQAQLVAATNPLPTQHAQWNASLLTSLADLQLLGRVISRIDDGKGVPVLLRQYLGLNGKLVSFNVDPDFNDALDGLIVVDLLNVPEKTLARYMGSHAAKQYLLQHHSKL
- a CDS encoding leucyl aminopeptidase — its product is MKVLFSPLALPQQGTIVFLVTQDTPLPTLAQKLDDQTQGALTRSMGVEQFTGKKNTLVNLVAPTHTELDRVILLGVESSSELDIQQSADTLIKHVETFNLTDIHVISETDTQAAHFAYGVQLSHYRFDKYRTRTELQAKCVLENLTVGCDDPKAAQELYQPLEAVAEGVKVTRDLIWEPANVVYPESFAQFCVCLKEHDLEVEVVNSKQMSELGMTSLLGVGQGSQHESLMVILKYTGAKESDEPIAFLGKGVTFDSGGLSLKPNTSMNTMKEDMGGAATVTGLMVALAKRQAKVNAIGVLGLVENMPSDKAQRPSDVVTSMSGQTIEVMNTDAEGRLVLCDLMTYTQRTFKPKAMFDLATLTGAVLVALGEEIAGIFSNNDELAEKITAAGEAEQEPVWRLPLGGQFDRLLKSEIADMRNDGNKPRIGGSSVAGQFLARFIENDTPWVHIDIAGTAWTGEGLPNKPKGATGYGVRLLDRMVKDQFETK
- a CDS encoding HAMP domain-containing methyl-accepting chemotaxis protein; the encoded protein is MKFKNLSVVKKIWLSYLAVLVTLGIVACVLAGNWSDLNKSIDTLTEKSLPSVTLLKGMQVDITIVRKDEFSLLPNANNPKLGQWLDDLDKVRAGIQQEIAHYERLDLTDNERQVFSEFKDQWSKYVNETSEYRSLLSQGNSQQANELVLSSYTTYTSAYDKLKQTLELNEKMSSSIKNTVVAESQATVIAAVIGIGVILAIIATSAVILSRAICNPIKKALDFATRIANGQLNNRFNEADLTEDELGQLLKDLEKMQSNLHGLVSEVNDSTIQLTAAVEEVSAIASQTASGMQNQHTELTSVASAMTQMQAAVAEVAQNTEVGATTAQQATDMAEQGSQTLDKTVGVVEKMHTAVQNSDELSKELLKSSNDINVVVDVIQGIAEQTNLLALNAAIEAARAGEQGRGFAVVADEVRSLAKRTTDSTAQIMGIITTLQEGTQKMGDSSAECQNGIQQCIEQVGEAKERITEIEVAVDSMSQMSSQIATACSEQNSVSEELNRSIEFINSAASEMNEGTSQTAESCQEISRLAHHLKMRMDSFKL
- the phnC gene encoding phosphonate ABC transporter ATP-binding protein, coding for MVHTPNSGNEKLLSVVNLRKAYRGKKEVIKGVDFDLYAGEMVAIVGQSGAGKSTLLHMLNGTVDSTSGHIIGFPQSDDPQYVEKLSGKGMREWRTQCGMIFQDFCLVPRLDVVTNVLLGRLSQTSNIRSLLKLFPQADIDQAIQLLEWIGLIEHAMQRAENLSGGQSQRVAIARALMQNPRVLLADEPVASLDPKNTHRVMEALQEISQQGIAVMVNLHSIELVKQYATRVIGVAEGNIVYDGSPEGLTADIQQLIYTQQAVA
- the phnD gene encoding phosphonate ABC transporter substrate-binding protein — protein: MKQVLSTLALGVMMTFSAASQAQTPKTLNLGILGGQNATQQIGDNQCVKDYFDKTLHVDTKLRNSSDYSGVIQGLVGEKIDMVLSMSPSSYASVYLRNKDAVDVVGILTDDKDQSKGYHSVVVVRSDSPYHSLDDLKGHSFGFADPDSTSGFLIPNHEFAEKFGGSKDDNYDHFFSSTTFSGGHEQDILGVLNKQFAGAVTWTSMVGDYNEGYTAGAFGRLMRMDHPDLMKNLRIVWHSDLIPNGPILVRNNLPSDFKDKLVTAIKDLDKNHHDCWVKAVGGEQHISPASVKDYANVIALKRELMNGDR
- the phnE gene encoding phosphonate ABC transporter, permease protein PhnE translates to MSQSFATYYKQVKQRQTREGLLWSIGILVVYLYSGQVSEFSWSVMWQGFPHFLDYIDEIMPVLHWSQLFADGHTKGSLAYWGYRLHIQIPLLGQTIAVAIAATLFSSLLAAIASFPSANNTQTIGLIRYVLRGVAAFCRTMPELAWAVMFVMAFGIGPIPGFFALSLHSFGTQTKLFYESVEVASDKPVRGLRAVGATKLERMRYGIWPQVAPTFLSYTFLRLEINFRQSTILGLVGAGGIGQELMTSIKLDHFDQVSMVLLQIILVVSVLDYLSAQLRRYFLEGKINA
- the phnE gene encoding phosphonate ABC transporter, permease protein PhnE; amino-acid sequence: MLSSTATASSITSMGVPAAQSTFQKERREIYAARRKHAISLVVMTVAFLAYYLLFFYYNGLSAHTFFAGVEQLGKYFLRMFQWRNVSEWPFGYYFTQIAITLGIVFAGTFTATLIALPLSFLASRKVMTTLPLKGIAILVRRLFDIARGVDMAIWGLIFIRAVGMGPLAGVLAITMQDAGLLGKLYSESHDAVDRAPSRGLSALGAKSLQKHRFGIFTQSFPQFLALTLYQIESNTRSAAVLGFVGAGGIGLVYAENMRLWNWDVVMFITLILVALVIIMDKISEMLRRKYIIGEEVPLFGQETHH